A window of Rhizobium tumorigenes contains these coding sequences:
- a CDS encoding FGGY-family carbohydrate kinase produces the protein MTGFLIGVDVGTGSARAGVFNREGLLLAHAKRDLVIFRDDSGHVEQSSAQVWQAVCEAVSEAVDLAGVDPTDVAGIGFDATCSLVVDGASGGVGDSAHPERDIIVWMDHRALDQASRINATGHEVLSYVGGKISPEMETPKLLWLREKLPEIYRSAVNFFDLTDFLTWKATGALDRSSCTVTCKWTYLAKENRWDESFFRQIGLEDLVEDGFARIGRSVVHPGTALGQGLTAEAAALMNLRPGIAVAAGLIDAHAGGIGTVAARGGAEDPTLCLGYVFGTSSCTMTTTAEPIFVPGVWGPYYSAMVPGMWLNEGGQSAAGAAIDQLVRMHPASPEATATAAREGKSLPQWLADRALALSTEPSEAVRLADHLHVVPEFLGNRAPFADPQARAVMMGLGMETGSDSLVALYIAGICGLGYGLRQIVDTQAAKGVAIRTISVSGGAGLHPLIRQMLADATGMPIEVTASPEPVLLGSAMLGAVAAGVYPDLKAAMPAMSVIALQCQPATGPIRALHDRRYRAFLDLQAVSRKIRTDAEPLSK, from the coding sequence ATGACGGGATTCTTGATCGGCGTCGATGTCGGCACCGGTTCGGCACGGGCAGGCGTGTTCAACCGCGAGGGCTTGCTGCTCGCTCATGCCAAACGGGATCTGGTGATCTTCCGAGACGATTCCGGCCATGTCGAGCAATCGAGCGCACAGGTTTGGCAGGCCGTCTGCGAGGCGGTTTCCGAGGCCGTCGATCTGGCGGGCGTCGATCCAACCGATGTGGCGGGGATCGGCTTCGATGCGACCTGCTCGCTTGTCGTCGATGGTGCCAGCGGCGGGGTGGGGGACAGTGCCCATCCCGAGCGGGACATCATCGTCTGGATGGACCATCGCGCCCTCGATCAGGCCAGCAGGATCAATGCCACCGGGCACGAGGTTCTGTCCTACGTCGGGGGCAAGATTTCGCCGGAGATGGAGACGCCGAAGTTGCTCTGGCTGCGCGAGAAACTGCCGGAGATCTACCGCTCAGCGGTGAACTTCTTTGATCTCACGGACTTCCTCACCTGGAAGGCGACCGGTGCCCTCGACCGGTCGTCCTGCACCGTCACCTGCAAGTGGACATACCTAGCGAAGGAGAACCGTTGGGACGAGAGCTTCTTCCGCCAGATTGGGCTGGAGGATCTTGTCGAGGATGGCTTTGCCAGGATCGGCCGAAGCGTCGTTCACCCCGGCACTGCCCTTGGCCAGGGGCTGACCGCCGAGGCGGCTGCTCTCATGAACCTGCGGCCCGGCATTGCCGTTGCGGCCGGCTTGATCGACGCTCATGCCGGCGGTATCGGCACGGTGGCGGCGAGGGGAGGGGCGGAAGACCCGACCTTGTGCCTCGGATATGTGTTCGGGACGTCCTCGTGCACCATGACAACCACAGCAGAGCCCATCTTCGTGCCCGGCGTCTGGGGCCCCTATTATTCGGCAATGGTTCCCGGCATGTGGCTGAACGAAGGCGGACAATCCGCAGCCGGCGCTGCGATAGACCAGCTCGTCAGGATGCATCCGGCCAGCCCGGAGGCGACCGCCACGGCGGCGCGCGAAGGCAAGAGCCTGCCGCAATGGCTGGCGGACCGGGCGCTCGCCTTGTCAACCGAGCCATCGGAAGCTGTCCGTCTTGCCGATCATCTGCACGTGGTGCCCGAGTTCCTCGGCAATCGCGCGCCATTTGCCGATCCGCAGGCCCGTGCGGTGATGATGGGACTCGGCATGGAGACGGGCTCCGACAGTCTAGTGGCGCTCTACATCGCCGGAATTTGCGGACTTGGCTATGGCCTGCGCCAGATCGTCGACACTCAGGCCGCCAAGGGCGTGGCGATCCGGACGATCTCGGTGTCGGGCGGCGCAGGGCTGCATCCTCTCATCCGCCAGATGCTGGCCGATGCAACCGGAATGCCGATCGAGGTTACCGCTAGTCCGGAGCCAGTGCTGCTGGGGTCGGCAATGCTGGGTGCGGTCGCTGCCGGTGTCTATCCCGACCTGAAGGCAGCGATGCCGGCCATGTCCGTCATCGCCTTGCAATGCCAGCCGGCGACCGGTCCGATCCGTGCGTTGCACGATAGACGATACCGCGCGTTCCTGGACCTGCAGGCGGTCAGCCGGAAAATCCGAACTGACGCCGAGCCGCTTTCAAAATAA
- a CDS encoding YiiG family protein encodes MEYLKSLALAAAATLFALGAQPALVWQPAYAQDASAPASATQLAVTKMNAYVKFMNDTLRATDSLQRYRLWVNMSKGPTGKERIIYGLYSLYDVGQQIDAVKKAAVSEPAMPDLDAAMMAYLDAYQKLAPVIEKANTYYERGDYKVDKMEGGKALHKDIAPLGAAYEARRKDAETALRVEKQKTDLAALAAIEKAEGKKAAWHVRNTMMHAETMINLLPDAENPVVDMQAFKAALDGYTAATTEFDDFSSANPGSFIGFESRPDTMLSEMRDFYVLLEKAKGDARKGAGESLEKIVSDYNLMVEMSETAVSDIAR; translated from the coding sequence ATGGAATATCTGAAATCCTTGGCTCTGGCGGCGGCAGCCACACTCTTCGCACTCGGTGCGCAGCCAGCTCTGGTGTGGCAGCCAGCCTACGCGCAGGACGCCAGCGCACCGGCCAGCGCCACACAGTTGGCGGTGACCAAGATGAACGCCTACGTCAAATTCATGAACGACACCCTTCGCGCTACCGACTCGCTTCAGCGCTATCGCTTGTGGGTCAACATGAGCAAGGGACCGACCGGTAAGGAGAGGATCATTTACGGCCTCTACTCGCTGTATGATGTCGGCCAGCAGATCGATGCCGTGAAAAAGGCTGCTGTCTCCGAGCCGGCGATGCCCGACCTCGATGCCGCCATGATGGCGTATCTCGATGCCTATCAGAAGCTGGCGCCGGTGATCGAAAAGGCCAACACCTATTACGAGCGCGGTGACTACAAGGTGGATAAAATGGAAGGCGGCAAAGCCCTCCATAAGGATATCGCACCGCTAGGCGCCGCTTACGAAGCGCGTCGTAAAGACGCGGAGACAGCCTTGCGCGTAGAAAAGCAAAAAACCGATCTGGCTGCTCTCGCGGCTATCGAGAAGGCTGAAGGCAAGAAGGCAGCCTGGCACGTCCGCAACACCATGATGCATGCTGAAACGATGATAAATCTCCTGCCGGATGCAGAAAACCCGGTGGTCGACATGCAGGCCTTCAAGGCTGCGCTGGACGGATACACGGCCGCGACGACCGAGTTCGACGATTTTTCCTCGGCGAACCCCGGCTCGTTCATTGGATTTGAATCGCGGCCCGATACCATGCTTTCGGAGATGCGTGACTTCTATGTACTGCTGGAGAAAGCCAAAGGCGATGCGCGCAAGGGAGCCGGTGAAAGTCTCGAGAAAATTGTCTCGGACTACAACCTGATGGTCGAGATGTCAGAGACCGCAGTATCGGACATAGCCCGATAG
- a CDS encoding NAD(P) transhydrogenase subunit alpha — MKIAVLKETRAGEKRVALAPAVTGKLVKLGAELHMQSGAGDAAKLPDTSFQQVAFEPDQKVLLGDADIVLCVQAPAIATVKMMKPGAILICLVYANREQQLVKALCEDKITTFAMETVPRISRAQSIDVLSTQSALSGYYAPLLGAANMPRILPMMTTAVGSLRAAKVLVMGLGVAGLQALATAHRLGAITEGYDVRPETKEQALSVGAKFVETGVDARGEGGYARELTAEEKLKVNAALTQHIQEADLIITTAAVPGRPSPKLIDAQQLAGMKPGSVIVDLGAEGGGNCVGTKPGETVEIGPVTILAPLNVPSHLAQHASELYAKNLLNLLQLIVRDGKVVLDFEDEVIAKTVLTHEGEMRNQPVPSVVQLKTPEGAAV; from the coding sequence ATGAAGATTGCAGTGCTCAAGGAAACAAGAGCGGGTGAGAAGCGCGTCGCGCTGGCACCGGCGGTGACGGGCAAGCTCGTCAAGCTCGGCGCCGAACTTCATATGCAGTCCGGTGCCGGAGATGCCGCGAAGCTTCCGGACACCAGCTTTCAGCAGGTCGCATTCGAACCCGATCAGAAGGTGCTGCTCGGTGACGCCGATATCGTCCTCTGCGTCCAGGCTCCCGCCATTGCGACGGTCAAGATGATGAAGCCGGGCGCGATCCTGATTTGCCTCGTCTATGCCAACCGCGAGCAGCAACTGGTCAAGGCGCTGTGCGAGGACAAGATCACGACATTCGCCATGGAGACGGTGCCCCGCATCAGCCGCGCCCAGTCCATCGACGTGCTGTCGACCCAGTCGGCACTGTCCGGCTATTATGCGCCGCTGCTGGGGGCAGCCAACATGCCGCGAATCCTGCCGATGATGACGACCGCGGTCGGCTCGCTCAGGGCTGCCAAGGTGCTGGTCATGGGACTTGGTGTCGCCGGGCTACAGGCACTCGCAACGGCCCATCGTCTTGGCGCGATCACCGAAGGCTACGATGTTCGCCCCGAAACCAAGGAGCAGGCGCTGTCCGTCGGCGCCAAGTTCGTCGAGACCGGCGTCGATGCTCGCGGCGAGGGCGGCTATGCCCGGGAATTGACTGCCGAGGAAAAGCTGAAGGTCAATGCGGCCCTGACGCAGCATATCCAGGAGGCCGACCTCATCATCACCACGGCCGCCGTGCCCGGCCGCCCATCTCCAAAGCTGATCGACGCCCAGCAGCTCGCCGGCATGAAGCCGGGGTCCGTGATCGTCGATCTCGGTGCGGAAGGCGGTGGGAATTGCGTAGGGACAAAGCCGGGCGAAACCGTCGAGATCGGGCCGGTCACCATCTTGGCGCCGCTCAATGTTCCGTCTCATCTCGCCCAGCATGCGAGCGAACTCTACGCCAAGAACCTCCTCAATCTCCTCCAGCTGATCGTGCGCGATGGCAAGGTGGTGCTCGATTTTGAGGATGAGGTCATCGCCAAGACAGTCCTCACCCATGAAGGCGAGATGAGAAACCAGCCGGTGCCGAGCGTGGTCCAGTTGAAGACCCCCGAAGGAGCAGCCGTATGA
- a CDS encoding SDR family oxidoreductase, producing the protein MSQSLEGKIAVITGAASGIGLATTEKLLAAGATVVMVDWNESSLKELTDRLGEKAIAQVTNLLDTESCAAMVPEILKKVDHIDILYCNAGTYIGGELTETTGEAIDKMLNLNVNAVIKNVHDVAPHMIERGTGDIVVTCSIAGHYPTYWEPVYASSKWAITCFVQTMRRQMIPYGIRVAQVSPGPVVSALLADWPEENLRKAKESGSLMDPSEVADAVEYILTRKRTVTIRDMIVLPTNFDRV; encoded by the coding sequence ATGTCTCAGTCACTTGAAGGAAAGATTGCCGTCATCACCGGAGCCGCTTCGGGTATTGGCCTTGCCACGACGGAAAAGTTACTGGCGGCCGGCGCCACCGTCGTCATGGTGGACTGGAACGAGAGCAGCCTGAAAGAGCTGACGGATCGTCTGGGCGAAAAGGCTATAGCGCAGGTGACGAACCTGCTGGACACTGAAAGCTGCGCCGCGATGGTGCCTGAAATCCTTAAGAAGGTCGATCACATCGACATCCTCTATTGCAATGCGGGTACCTATATCGGCGGCGAGCTGACGGAGACGACCGGCGAGGCGATCGACAAGATGCTGAACCTCAACGTCAACGCCGTGATAAAGAACGTCCATGACGTTGCCCCGCACATGATCGAGCGCGGTACCGGCGACATCGTAGTTACCTGCTCGATTGCCGGCCACTATCCGACCTATTGGGAGCCGGTCTATGCCTCCTCGAAGTGGGCGATTACCTGCTTCGTCCAGACCATGCGTCGCCAGATGATTCCGTATGGCATTCGCGTTGCCCAGGTATCGCCCGGTCCCGTCGTCTCGGCGTTGCTGGCCGACTGGCCGGAGGAGAACTTGCGCAAGGCGAAGGAATCCGGAAGCCTGATGGACCCGAGCGAAGTTGCCGATGCGGTCGAATATATTCTCACCCGCAAGCGCACAGTGACGATCCGCGACATGATCGTCCTTCCGACGAATTTCGACCGGGTGTAA
- the adhP gene encoding alcohol dehydrogenase AdhP, with translation MTKMMKAAVLHEFGKPLVIEDVPVPEPRPDQILVKIAATGVCHTDLHAIKGDWPVKPTVPFIPGHEGVGTVVAIGRDVKRIREGDRVGVPWLHTACGYCPHCRTGWETLCADQQNTGYSVNGSFAEYALADPNYVGRLPDNLEWGPAAPILCAGVTVYKALKETEVKPGEWVAISGVGGLGHMAVQYARAMGMHVAAIDVHPDKLTLATKLGAEIVINAREVDPAAELQKRLGGVHGVLVTAVSPAAFEQAFGALRSHGTMALVGLPPGKFAMPIFDTVLKRITVRGSIVGTRQDLEEALEFAGDGAVAAHFSWDKLENINAIFARMEEGGIDGRIVLQID, from the coding sequence ATGACGAAAATGATGAAAGCTGCGGTTCTCCACGAATTCGGCAAACCTCTCGTGATAGAGGATGTGCCGGTGCCGGAACCACGTCCCGACCAGATCCTGGTCAAGATCGCTGCGACGGGCGTCTGCCATACCGATCTCCATGCGATCAAGGGCGACTGGCCGGTCAAGCCGACCGTGCCGTTCATTCCGGGCCATGAGGGCGTGGGAACCGTCGTCGCCATCGGACGCGACGTCAAGCGCATCAGGGAAGGCGACCGCGTCGGCGTGCCGTGGCTTCATACTGCATGTGGCTATTGCCCCCATTGCCGCACCGGCTGGGAGACGCTTTGCGCCGACCAGCAGAACACCGGCTATTCCGTCAATGGCAGCTTTGCCGAATATGCGCTCGCCGATCCGAATTATGTCGGCCGCCTTCCGGACAATCTGGAGTGGGGTCCGGCAGCACCTATCCTGTGCGCCGGCGTGACGGTCTACAAGGCGCTCAAGGAAACCGAGGTCAAGCCGGGCGAGTGGGTGGCCATTTCAGGCGTCGGCGGTCTCGGCCATATGGCGGTCCAGTACGCTAGGGCCATGGGAATGCATGTCGCAGCCATCGACGTTCATCCGGACAAGCTCACGCTTGCAACAAAGCTCGGGGCGGAGATCGTCATCAACGCCCGTGAGGTCGACCCGGCTGCAGAGCTGCAAAAGCGTCTCGGCGGCGTGCACGGCGTTCTCGTCACTGCGGTGTCACCAGCCGCCTTCGAACAGGCCTTCGGTGCGCTGCGCTCGCACGGCACGATGGCGCTCGTCGGCCTGCCACCGGGCAAGTTCGCCATGCCGATCTTCGACACGGTCCTGAAGCGCATCACCGTGCGTGGCTCCATCGTCGGAACGCGGCAGGATCTGGAAGAAGCATTGGAATTTGCCGGTGATGGCGCAGTGGCAGCCCACTTCTCCTGGGACAAGCTCGAAAACATCAACGCTATCTTTGCTCGCATGGAAGAGGGCGGCATCGACGGCCGCATCGTTCTGCAGATCGACTAG
- a CDS encoding sugar ABC transporter ATP-binding protein, which produces MLELKGIKKSFGRIAVLHGVDLTVRAGEIHALLGENGAGKSTLTKVLCGILQPSEGEIFIDGERHRFADYNEAIDNGIGVVFQEFSLIPYLDAVDNMFLARELRSSVGLLKRGAMRKRAAEILAQLGIDIPLNVPVRTLSVAEQQFVEIAKALALNARILMLDEPTATLTPSEVEHLFRVMRGLRQQGVAIVFISHHLEEIFEICDRITVLRDGEYVTSCDVSEVDQHRLVELMVGRRIENSFPPKPVMTANPPVVLDVKAVQLARGGPVSSFQLRSGEILGFAGLVGSGRTETALAMIGAHRATRCELSLDGVERRFNDPAEALASGIGLLPESRKEQGLITSFSILHNVSLNNYGKYLFGHFFIDRRRELEDTVSAMAQVQVKAQGPMARVDTLSGGNQQKVVIARWLNHNMKVLIFDEPTRGIDVGAKTEIYQLMREFTARGYSIIMISSELPEVIGMSDRVCVFRAGGIVATVEGSAINAEEIMIHATTGRIKDVA; this is translated from the coding sequence ATGCTGGAATTGAAAGGGATCAAGAAGAGCTTCGGCAGGATTGCGGTCCTGCACGGGGTCGACCTGACCGTTCGCGCAGGTGAAATCCATGCTCTCCTCGGCGAGAACGGTGCGGGTAAGTCGACGCTGACGAAGGTCCTTTGCGGCATTCTGCAACCGAGCGAGGGGGAAATCTTCATCGATGGCGAGCGTCACCGCTTTGCCGATTACAACGAGGCGATCGACAACGGTATCGGCGTGGTGTTCCAGGAGTTCTCGCTGATCCCCTATCTCGATGCTGTCGATAACATGTTTCTCGCCCGCGAGCTGCGCAGCTCCGTTGGCCTGTTGAAGCGCGGCGCCATGCGCAAGCGCGCGGCCGAAATCCTCGCTCAACTCGGCATCGATATACCCCTCAATGTGCCGGTCCGTACTCTTTCCGTTGCCGAGCAGCAGTTCGTCGAGATCGCCAAGGCGCTGGCGCTGAATGCCCGGATACTGATGCTGGACGAGCCGACAGCAACGCTGACGCCATCCGAGGTCGAGCATCTCTTCCGGGTAATGAGGGGCCTTCGGCAGCAGGGCGTCGCCATCGTTTTCATCTCGCACCACCTCGAAGAGATTTTCGAGATCTGCGACCGCATCACGGTGCTGCGCGATGGAGAATATGTTACCTCCTGCGATGTGAGCGAGGTCGACCAGCACCGTCTCGTCGAATTGATGGTCGGCCGGCGAATTGAAAACAGTTTTCCGCCGAAACCTGTCATGACTGCAAACCCTCCGGTCGTCCTAGACGTCAAGGCGGTCCAACTGGCGCGGGGAGGGCCGGTATCCAGTTTTCAGTTGCGTTCAGGCGAAATTCTCGGTTTTGCCGGGCTGGTCGGATCCGGCCGGACGGAAACGGCGCTGGCGATGATCGGTGCCCACCGTGCCACTCGCTGCGAGCTGTCGCTCGATGGCGTCGAGAGACGGTTTAACGATCCAGCGGAGGCGCTTGCAAGCGGCATAGGGCTGCTGCCCGAAAGCAGAAAGGAACAGGGGCTGATCACCAGCTTCTCCATCCTCCACAATGTTTCGCTGAATAACTACGGCAAATATCTATTCGGGCATTTCTTCATCGATCGCCGTCGCGAGCTCGAGGATACCGTCTCGGCGATGGCGCAGGTGCAGGTCAAGGCGCAGGGGCCGATGGCGCGCGTCGATACGCTCTCCGGCGGCAATCAGCAGAAGGTGGTCATCGCCCGTTGGCTCAATCACAACATGAAGGTGCTGATCTTCGACGAGCCGACACGCGGCATCGATGTGGGCGCCAAGACAGAAATCTACCAGCTGATGCGCGAGTTCACCGCGCGCGGATATTCCATCATCATGATCTCGTCCGAACTGCCGGAAGTCATCGGCATGTCCGACAGGGTGTGTGTCTTTCGGGCGGGCGGCATCGTCGCGACAGTCGAAGGCTCAGCCATCAATGCCGAAGAGATCATGATCCACGCTACCACCGGGAGGATAAAAGATGTCGCATGA
- a CDS encoding ABC transporter permease yields MSHDGIAESDTRAKGAAISAFRSLIHSPLALPLAGLVVVSILMGFASDSFFSVSNILNVFRQVSVVAILAVGMTFVILTGGIDLSVGAVMALAGTMAAGLMVHFGLPGWVGLLAGMVLGIGLGIFNGLLVAWGRMPAIIVTLATMGIARGIGLIYSGGYPISGLPSWISWFGVGRVGIVPVPVIITVVIYALAWVLLERTPFGRHVYAIGGNELAAKLSGVKTARVKLVVYAISGLTAGLAAVILTGRLMSGQPNAGVGFELDAIAAVVLGGTAIAGGRGLILGTLIGAVLLGILSNGLNLMGINPYLQDIIRGFIILLAIYIAREWR; encoded by the coding sequence ATGTCGCATGATGGGATCGCTGAAAGCGATACTCGCGCCAAAGGCGCAGCAATTTCCGCATTCAGATCGCTTATTCACTCGCCTTTGGCGCTGCCGCTGGCCGGGCTGGTTGTCGTGTCCATCCTGATGGGCTTTGCGTCCGACAGCTTTTTCTCGGTGTCGAATATCCTGAATGTATTCCGCCAGGTCTCTGTCGTGGCGATCCTCGCGGTCGGCATGACCTTTGTCATCCTCACCGGCGGCATCGACCTTTCCGTCGGCGCGGTCATGGCGCTGGCGGGGACGATGGCTGCGGGCCTTATGGTCCATTTCGGCCTGCCGGGCTGGGTGGGTTTGCTAGCCGGGATGGTTCTCGGCATAGGGCTTGGGATTTTCAATGGCCTGCTGGTCGCCTGGGGACGGATGCCAGCTATCATCGTCACCCTTGCTACAATGGGGATCGCCCGCGGTATCGGGCTTATCTATTCCGGCGGCTATCCGATCTCGGGCTTGCCGTCCTGGATTTCCTGGTTCGGCGTCGGCCGCGTCGGCATCGTCCCGGTGCCTGTCATCATCACGGTCGTCATCTATGCACTCGCCTGGGTGCTGCTCGAGCGCACGCCGTTCGGCCGCCATGTCTACGCCATCGGCGGCAACGAACTGGCAGCCAAGTTATCCGGTGTGAAGACCGCCAGGGTCAAGCTCGTGGTTTATGCCATTTCCGGCCTGACTGCCGGCCTGGCTGCGGTGATCCTCACCGGACGCCTGATGTCCGGCCAGCCGAATGCCGGCGTCGGCTTCGAGCTGGATGCCATTGCGGCGGTTGTCCTCGGTGGCACCGCTATTGCCGGCGGTCGCGGGCTCATCCTCGGGACCCTGATCGGCGCCGTGCTGCTCGGCATCCTCAGCAACGGCCTCAACCTGATGGGTATCAACCCCTATCTGCAGGATATCATCCGGGGCTTCATCATCCTTCTCGCCATCTACATCGCCCGCGAGTGGCGCTGA
- a CDS encoding NAD(P)(+) transhydrogenase (Re/Si-specific) subunit beta: MFLQHIEGLSGLVAAALFIFGLKRMSSPVTALSGIVVAGIGMVIAVAASFLVLADLPEAAQPRMLANIVLAVLALGLGGGWAWWNGRKVAVTAMPQMVALYNGMGGGAAAAVAAVELLKVATAAPLNASVTIAGALIGSISLTGSVIAWAKLDGRIDKPWRFTGQRVVNGLVFVLAIALGTLLVLQYGGLPTVVIALLFFGCALAFGILMTLPIGGADMPVVISLYNAFTGLAVALEGYALQNPALMIAGMVVGSAGTMLTVLMAKAMNRSLANVLFSNFGDVSAASTSDIAGSMKPADAGDAAIAMRYASSVIIVPGYGLAVAQAQQKLYELVKMLQAADVDVKFAIHPVAGRMPGHMNVLLAEAGVPYDIIFDMEDINDAFATTDVALVIGANDVVNPAARTDKSSPIYGMPILNVDQAHQVYVVKRGQGKGYAGVENLLFYGDNCNMVYGDAQAVITQMVQAIKELGG; encoded by the coding sequence ATGTTCCTTCAACATATCGAGGGGCTGAGCGGTCTGGTTGCCGCAGCTCTCTTCATATTCGGGCTGAAACGCATGTCGTCCCCCGTCACGGCACTTTCGGGGATCGTCGTTGCCGGGATCGGCATGGTCATCGCCGTCGCCGCGAGCTTTCTCGTGCTTGCCGATCTGCCAGAGGCAGCACAGCCGCGCATGCTGGCAAATATCGTACTTGCCGTTCTTGCGCTCGGTCTTGGCGGTGGCTGGGCATGGTGGAATGGCCGCAAGGTCGCCGTCACAGCGATGCCGCAGATGGTTGCGCTCTATAACGGCATGGGCGGCGGCGCGGCTGCGGCCGTTGCCGCAGTCGAACTTCTCAAGGTTGCTACGGCCGCGCCGCTGAATGCCTCCGTCACCATCGCCGGTGCGCTGATCGGCTCCATTTCGCTGACGGGCTCGGTCATCGCCTGGGCAAAGCTCGACGGCCGCATCGACAAGCCATGGCGCTTTACGGGCCAGCGCGTTGTCAACGGGCTGGTGTTCGTCCTTGCCATTGCACTTGGCACCTTGCTTGTCCTGCAGTACGGCGGCCTGCCCACCGTGGTCATCGCGCTCCTGTTCTTCGGCTGCGCTCTGGCTTTCGGCATCCTGATGACGCTGCCGATCGGTGGCGCCGACATGCCGGTGGTGATCTCGCTCTACAACGCCTTTACCGGCCTTGCCGTGGCGCTCGAAGGGTATGCCCTGCAAAATCCTGCGCTGATGATTGCCGGCATGGTGGTCGGGTCGGCCGGCACGATGCTGACCGTGCTGATGGCGAAGGCCATGAACCGGTCGCTTGCAAATGTGCTTTTCAGCAACTTTGGAGACGTCAGTGCCGCCTCGACATCAGACATCGCCGGCAGCATGAAGCCGGCAGACGCCGGCGATGCGGCAATCGCCATGCGCTATGCTTCCAGCGTCATCATCGTTCCGGGCTACGGCCTCGCCGTCGCTCAGGCGCAGCAGAAGCTCTACGAACTGGTGAAGATGCTGCAGGCGGCCGACGTCGACGTGAAATTTGCCATCCATCCGGTGGCGGGTCGTATGCCGGGGCACATGAACGTGCTGCTTGCCGAGGCTGGTGTTCCCTACGACATCATCTTCGATATGGAGGACATCAACGATGCCTTCGCGACGACCGATGTCGCCCTTGTCATCGGCGCCAACGATGTCGTCAATCCGGCGGCGCGCACCGACAAGTCCTCTCCGATCTACGGCATGCCGATCCTCAACGTCGATCAGGCGCACCAGGTCTACGTCGTCAAGCGAGGACAGGGCAAAGGCTATGCCGGCGTCGAGAACCTGCTGTTTTACGGCGACAACTGCAACATGGTCTATGGCGACGCCCAGGCCGTGATTACCCAGATGGTCCAGGCCATCAAGGAGCTCGGAGGCTGA
- a CDS encoding NAD(P) transhydrogenase subunit alpha: protein MTTDTSLTWLIALYIFMLAAITGYEVISKVPSILHTPLMSGSNFIHGIVVVGALHALFTATSTTAQVLAFVAVMLGAANAAGGYIVTDRMLAMFRPSTEKKV from the coding sequence ATGACCACCGACACATCCCTTACCTGGCTCATTGCCCTTTATATCTTCATGCTCGCTGCCATCACCGGCTACGAGGTCATCAGCAAGGTTCCCTCCATTCTCCACACGCCGCTGATGTCCGGCTCCAACTTCATCCACGGCATCGTCGTGGTAGGTGCGCTGCATGCGCTGTTCACGGCGACAAGCACCACCGCACAGGTTCTCGCCTTCGTTGCTGTGATGCTCGGAGCGGCCAATGCCGCCGGTGGCTACATCGTCACAGACCGGATGCTCGCCATGTTCCGTCCCAGCACCGAAAAGAAGGTTTGA
- a CDS encoding SDR family oxidoreductase, with protein MQFAGKSVIITGAGKGIGRACAKIMAERGAEVIALSRTASDLESLREEVGGRSIAVDLADPATTRAAMREAGTADFLINSAGINVLESSFDMTEEGYEAVMGINLRAAMITCQEFGRARVAAGGGGAIVNITSIAGHRGFAEHLCYAASKAGLEGATRVMAKEFGPHGIRVNAVAPTITLTELALRAWSDPVKSEPMMVRHPIGRFAEVEDVARTIAMLLSEDTEMVTGVVLNVDGGFLAV; from the coding sequence ATGCAGTTTGCCGGAAAGTCCGTCATCATCACCGGCGCAGGCAAGGGCATCGGCCGCGCCTGCGCGAAAATCATGGCGGAGCGTGGCGCCGAGGTCATCGCCCTCAGCCGCACGGCGTCCGATCTGGAAAGCCTGCGAGAAGAAGTCGGCGGACGCTCGATTGCCGTCGATCTTGCCGACCCGGCTACGACACGGGCGGCGATGCGGGAAGCGGGCACCGCCGATTTCCTGATCAACAGCGCCGGTATCAACGTGCTCGAATCGAGCTTCGACATGACCGAGGAGGGCTACGAGGCCGTCATGGGCATCAACCTGCGTGCCGCCATGATCACCTGCCAGGAATTCGGACGCGCGCGCGTCGCAGCCGGCGGCGGGGGCGCCATCGTTAACATCACCTCGATTGCGGGCCATCGCGGTTTTGCCGAGCATCTCTGCTATGCCGCCTCCAAGGCCGGACTGGAAGGCGCCACGCGGGTCATGGCCAAGGAGTTCGGCCCGCACGGCATTCGCGTCAACGCAGTCGCCCCGACGATCACACTCACGGAGCTTGCCCTCAGAGCCTGGAGCGACCCCGTCAAGTCGGAGCCGATGATGGTGCGCCATCCCATCGGGCGCTTCGCCGAAGTCGAAGACGTCGCACGGACCATCGCTATGTTGCTGTCGGAAGACACGGAAATGGTCACCGGCGTGGTCCTGAATGTCGATGGGGGATTTCTCGCAGTCTAG